The sequence below is a genomic window from Pongo abelii isolate AG06213 chromosome 15, NHGRI_mPonAbe1-v2.0_pri, whole genome shotgun sequence.
ccatttctatttctttaaagagaaaatgacatAGAGGATCCAGGCTTGCTTAAAGTCAGTGAAGAACTAATGTatcagcctcagttttcctgaATTTCATTTAAGTGCTTTCTCTGGAAGATTGCTGTTAGTAAAGccacaaacatataaaataagGCTTACTATTATCTTCataaataaacccacacatttagGGGGTGAGTATATATGCTGAGCGATAGAAATCCAATGGCATATTCCTCTGATATTTCCTTTAGGTCTGTTAGTCTTCATTATACGAGGAAACAGGATTCAAACATAATTGATCCGGTCTTTTTAACTTGttcttctaaaacattttttggtCAAATAAATAATGCTTAGGTAAAGTGTATGCATTCTTACCAACTGCTAGACTAATTTTGTGTTCTtagcaattttattaatttttaatattaaaatgccAAGCAGTGAGTTATTTTGTAAGCACTGATTGACATCATATTTCTGTAATTGTAGAACTGGCAGGACTTGCTATGAACTGTATTTTTCCATTCAGTTGTTAGTAAAATAAAAGCCCATCCTCATGATGCAAGGGAATAAAGCAAGCTGGATATTACATGGGTATTGTGAAAGAGGAGAATCACATCAAGGCTACTCTACAGCTTTGGCAGCTAATAAGGTACCTGAACAGAAACATCAATCTATAGCTATCACCAAATGTGTCACAGCAGCTGATGAACACATCTGCTGGTGCATTAAGGTACCAAATGAGATTGTTACCTTGTGAAGCTGCCACTGACACAGGGGGCAGCTGCAGTGGAGAGAATCCAATGCTCCCATTAAGGAACTGGCTGTTTGCTCCGGAATTGGGGATCTGGACAATGCCATACTGGTTAATTTGCACTGGTGTAGTAAAAGTCACTACAGAGCCCCCATCTTGGGAAGCCACTGTTTGAATGCCTTCTCTTTTCACCTCAGTGCTGGGTATCAGGCCTGGGAATGAGACAGGGACAGTGGGGCTGTAGGACGTGGTGGCTGCTGAGTTAGCAGAACTCTGGAGGACTTTGAATTCCTTCACGTCCTGGGAAGTAGACCCCAGTATGTCAGTCATGGATATACCATTGCTCACAATGTTTGATGACATTTTTGGTGGGTTCAATGCCACTGCCTGTGTATTTCCCACATTTAATCCATTAAGGATAACTCCACTGGGTCCCTGAATAAAAGAATTTCCATTAAGGAAGACAGGTGAAGTACTTGCAGGTACCAAGCTTCCATTCAACAGAACTCCAGAAGAGCTTAATGATATCTTAGCATTTCCAATTTGTTGCATATATACTGGCTCCATATGACTGGAAAGGCTGAGGTTGGTGATGCCATCAGATGAACTGGAGAGTGGGTGAGGAGATAAATCCTCATGTCCCTTGCTGGATTCATCTTCAGTGCTGGGGTTGCCATCTGACTCACTGTATGGAGGGGGAAATCAAAATGTTCAGAAGGTCAGGGGGATGACATTCTACACAGTGCCACTTGTTTGGAAAACCAGCTTCTAAATCCATTAAAGGCAGTATTTAAGGAAAGCACAGCAGGATGTCTGCTAGTCCTATTTAAACTAAGAGGCCTTTCAGCAGATTCCGACCAGCCAGAGAATCTGGGAAGATAAACTCTCAGATCCcaatcatttaaaataacaataaattcaGGGAAAGTCCAGACATCTGGAAGATGTAAATTCAGCATTACAGGAGTAGAGTATATTTGATTTTACAGTGTAGAAGTGCTATTCCTTACTGTTACATATGCTGCTACTGACACCATAGAAAAAAACACCTTAAATGAAGTGGTCAGTCTTTCCTGTATAGgaactccttcccctcccctcaaaCCAATTCACATTAGTGTTATCTTGGAGGTAAATGAAGCTGCCAAAGGAGCAGGAGGTGGGAAGtgctcagcttttcttttttggtcagTTAGTTAACAAGAGATCGTTTTCTCACCTGCTCCCAAACTTCTACTCCACCAGACTGACAACTCTCTCATTCAACAAAGTGGCTGTCCTTGTTGTAGGAAAAGGCACTTTCAACCCAAGAACAGTTATGTGCAGTCGCCTTTGAATCCAAAGGAAGCCAAAGGGGCCTATTTAACAAACACCATCCAGTGCCCTGGTGAGGTGGGAGGGAAAGGGTGTCACTCAGAGGCCTTCTAACTATTAGACCTCTTCCCCAACGTCCTTGGTCCCTCTGTTCCAGGCAGGACCCTGTTCCTCAGCTCTCTGATTTGGGAGAAATACCAAATCCGGGTTGGGGGGTGGGTAGTGATGGGGGTTTCCCATTTGGTCTGAGGCTGGGAGGGAGAGCAAACGAGAGCAGAACAGAGGCGTTTTGGAAGCGCGGCAGGACTTGGCCCAGCAGAGGATCCGACATCCCCGCAGTGCCCCGCGGTCGGTTCGCTTTCATGCCTAGGGGAGGGGATTACCCGGGCTTTGGGCTGCGGGGCCAGGAGCGCAGAAAGCGCTTTCATTTACAAGCTGAGGCTGAGCCGCCGTCGCCGTCTGCAAGGGTGACTCACCGGGGGTGCGGGTGGGAGGTAGATCCGGAGAGGGGCCTAAACCAGGCAACTGGGCcaggggcgggggtggggagtTTATGGGGTGGGGCGGCGGGGAAGAAGCCGGCAGTGGGGCGTGGGGGAGTCCCAGGGAGCGTGCCCGGCTCGCGAGCTGAGGCGGCGGGGCAGCTAGCCTGCTCGCGGTGCCCCCTCGCCACCCTCTGCCCGGGCCCTGCGGATTCCGTTGGTTTCCGAGCGCGGGATCCGCGGCCTCTAGTGGGCGCGGGGCAGGTGGCTCGGCGTAACCAAAGCGCCTTCTCCGGACCTCTCCGCATATCTGCGGAAGGCGCACGCACATTCCGGTGCACGTTTTGTTTTGGTTACCGCGAGGGCCGGATAGGGCATCCAGCCTCCCGCCCAGCCTTGGGCGAGGAACGCCGGAGCCCGAGCCCTCGGACCCCCACAGGGGCCCAGAAGCGGCAAGGGCGGGCTGAGACCGGCTCTGGAATGCGCTGGGTGATCACCTTCACCTGGCCCAGGCGGGCTGGATTCCCGGCTCCCAGATTGCTTCCCTGAGAAGAACCTTCGAGCTGCTTTTGGATACTTTCTCTCCTATCCCCGCGGGGCTGGAGACACCAGGTCTTTAGGCGACCTTCTCCTTACTTTGTTTCGTCCAACAAaacacacagacgcacacaccAAGTGTCTGACTGGGGAGGACGCACAAAAGAGGTGGAAAATCCGGTATTTTTTTTACCAGAGGGGGAAAACAGTCTGCCAGGCAAAAAGCTCAAACCCAGTGGGGTGGGAGCGCCCCCACTCCTTTGCTGCCGCCCGCCGTAAACCAGCCTGCCCCCCACCCATAACTACCGTACCAGGAGGGAGCCAAGCAGCGTTCGGGGGCCGAGGGAGGAAGCAGCCCTTCAGCCCTGCTACCCCGGCTGCGCTGAAACCCGATCCTAAGGAGTTCAGAATCAGGTTTCAAAACATGACAGAGCCGAGTTGCACCAGCACCCCACGTTGCCGCGGCCGCGAAGGGAACCATAGGGGCAGGGTGAATGATTAACTCTGTCATATGAAACCTCGACGTTCCGAGACCCCTTCTGCGCCGCCAGCCCCACAACACTCTCTTCCCTTCAGAGCAGCCACCGCGACCTCCAGCGCAGGCCCGGGGGGCGGCTGAACCCTGGGGATCCGGGAGCGTGCGCGCGCGCCAGGCCCGGTGTGACCCCGCGGAGGTGCAGACCCCGGCCGGGGCCGGCAGCCTCTGCGGGCCTTGGGCGGCAGGGAGAGCCACGGTGCGGGTGTCCACATTTGCTTCGTTAGCCCCGCCAGAAACGGGGAGAGGGTGGCAACTTCAAAGCCAGCGGGATGGGGGTGGGAAGCTGGGCAGCAGTGACCAGCCGAGGTGGGGGCGGGGACTGAGACCTAGGCGGGCGACCAGAAACTTctggggggagagggggagggtaAGGAGGGAGGTTCCCCCGCCCCTCGCCTCCGCCGCCCCCCACCTCCGCCGGCCGGGGAGcgaggtgggggcggggagagGTGGGCAGCCGGACCAGGCTGGTGGGGAAGGTAAGCGCCATGTTTGCGAGCACTTGGAGGAAAAGAAAgctgggaagggggtgggggagaggaagggggaggaggaggaaagttgGCGCTCACCTTTTGGACTGGGTCTCGGAGGGGTTCCTGTCGCGCTGCCGGCGGTTCTTGAACCAATTGCTGACCTGGGTGAGGGAGAGGCCGGTGATCTTGGCCAGGTGCCGCTTCTCGGCGGGCGAAGGGTAGCGATTCTGCTTGTAGAGCTCCTTGAGCGCGTTGCGCGACTTCTCCTTGAAACAATACACCGTCTCCTCGCCGTCCCAGATGGTGCGGGGCAGGGGGAATTTCCTGCGCAGCCGGTACTTGTCCACGGCTCCCAGCGGCCGGCCGCGGGCTCGCTCGGCCTCGGTGTAGCGCGCCTTGTACCAGAGCTGCTGCAGCAGCGGGTGGTTGGCCGACTCGAAGCTGTGGCTCTCGAGGATGCTGTAGAGCTCGGGGTAGATGCCCTGGTGGAAGGCCACGAGCGCCCGCGCCTTCAGCAGGCTCTCGTTGCCACGTAGCAGGTCGCTCTGGGGCAGGGACCACAGGAACCGGGCCAGGCGGTCCAGGTTGCCCCCCTGCTGCAGTGCCTCGCACACGCAGGCGACGTGGTCGGGCGAGAAGGCCAGCGGGGTctgcgcggcggcggcggcggcgtggtggtgcctgcccaGAAGTTCCGAGTGGAGTTGTACCTGATCCGCCGCCGctccggccgccgccgccgccactgcCCCTTCCTCTCCGCTCACCCTGGCGGCAGCCGTCGCGGCGTCCCCCGGCTCCAGGGGAAAAGGGGCTGGAGCCGGGGGGCTCAGCCCTACCGCCGCGCCCCCCGCCACTTCTCGGTGCGCCTCCTGCCCTTCCGAGGCgctttccatcccattctccTGCTTGATGTCCGCCGCACTTGCGATCTGCCCGGTGGGGGAGGAAGaggacattttttgttgtttattttcctccctccctcactccctcgcactcttttcctctttctttcctcctctcttacTCCTCCTCCTtcgtctccctccctcctctccccctccggaaagcccactccctccctcctggTTTCGGCTGGATCTGGCCGATCAGGTTTCCCCCCGGCCACGCAGTCACCATTAAGATAGCTGCTAGAGCAAAGTAGTGTAAACGGATAGCTGCTTTCTGCCGTTCCCCCAACGTGACTCCTCCGGTTGCTGCATACTATATGGCAGTGGCGGCCGGGCCGGCCCGGCAGAGCCACCTCATTGGCTATTTCGCattcagagggaggaggagacacCGTTTCTATCCCTGTCGATCACCCGCCTCCCACTCCACCCCTCGCCTTTCCCTCTCCTCCTGACCCCCAGGCACCTATACCTGAAGGAAAACACCGACATTCTTTCCAAGCCACGCTCCTGGGCGGGAAACTACCTAATGTGGCCTGAAAACTGGACATCTCTTTCAAAGAGAGGCCCTACGATTCCAGAGGGAATATTAATTGTGTGGCCTTAAGGTCTGGATGGTTAAATTTTTAACAAAGAGACCACCCTCAGCATCTAGATGACAAAACTTCAGAGGATAATTCAGAAGCCCCCCAGTATCTCCCtgttccccttctccctctttttGGATGTCTTTATCAAGGATTTTGTATTCAAAAGggtcaaaaataaaatgacactaGGAAATGTTCTAAGGGGCAAGCATTTACAGTAAATTAAAGTTCCAAAGAGGGAAAAATGCTTGAAAACCTTATAATTAGTAGCATAAATAGCCCACTgagaagacaaaaacaagaagccTTCAAAAAATGTACTTAACCTTAAGCCACATGGAGGGCTGGCAACCCAACTGAGTTGAACATGGTATAATTAAACATGTGGAATATTAAACCATAAGTTTATCCTAGATGAGTCGTGTGGAAGAGATCTAAGCTTTAAATATGGAAATTTAAGTTTTCTACGTGAActttttaatgtatgtatatgagtatttcttttttaaagatgataGTCAGGCTAGAAACACTGTATATGCGGGTGTCATCCAGATCAGTGCAGGATCAGAAGCCGTTTTCCACAGCATAGACAGATTGCCCTCTGGTTTGATGTTGAAGTGGGGGTAGAGTCTTGTTTGCAGTTGTGtctctttcctttgtaatttgCACAAGATCTTAATTCCAAAAGGGATAATCCATTTCTGCTTCTTTGATTACTGTAGGTCAGTTGGGTTTGCCTGCTGCTGCTCTTTCTCAAAATTCAACTTTCTTTAccccccgagacggagtctcgctctgtcgcccaggctggagtgcagtggcgcgatctcggctcactgcaagctccgcctcccgggttcatgccattctcttgcctcagcctcccgagtagctgggactacaggcgcccaccaccacgcccagctaatttttcttttttttttttttttttgtattttttagtagagacggggtttcaccacgttagccaggatggtctcgatctcctgacctcgtgatccgcccgcctcggcttctcaaaattcaacattttaatgACATCATCCTAACCTTTACTTCGGGGTGGCCTTGTATTGTGTCTGCTTCCCAGCTACTCATATCTGCCTACTTCAGCATATTACAAAGCAGCTGTCTAGGTCACCTGTTGTCATGATAAACTtggtgagattttctttttttgcagacAGGCTTTATTTTATTGCTGGTCAATCAAGATGTCATTTGATGTAGGATTTAACTTGTTTTTGCATTACCCTAATGTGTTGACATCGCTGgtagatttaaaatttataacaacagaaaaggccatattatttatttgtttatttatttatttatttttttgagatggggtctcactctgttgcccaggctggagtgcagtggcatgatcttggttcactgcaacctctgcctcccgggttcaagcgattctcctgcctcagcctcctgagtagctggggctacaggcacgtgccaccatgcccgagtaattttttatatttttagtagagatggggtttcaccgtgttagccaggatggtctcgatctcctgacctcaagatccgcccgcctcggtctcccaaagtgctgggattacagatgtaagccaccgcgcccggccaagaccgTGTGTTTCTACTCCACTGGAAACATCCAGTTAGTACCAAGCTTCAGGACAATAATTGAGATTCAGAACCTCCTtgaatttttgtttgcttgtttgtttttctttgagacagggtctctctgatgcccaggctggagtgcagtggcgtgatctcagctcactgcaacctgcgcctcctgggttcaagtgattttcctgcatcagcctcccgagtagctgggattacaggcacctgccaaccacacccagctaatttttgtatttttagtagagatggggtttcaccatgttggccaggctggtcttaaattcctgacctcaagtgatccgcccacctcagtctcccagagtgctgggattagaggcatgagccaccacgcctggccacatttttaaaaaaatatattttttatttggaatgcttttgatttacagaaaagttaccaAAATAGTAGAGTTTCCACTTACCTTTCACCTAGTTCCCTTTAattttaacatcttacataataATGGTATATTTATCTAAACAAATTAACATTGGCGCATTTCTATTAACTAACCTctagactttatttggatt
It includes:
- the SIX4 gene encoding homeobox protein SIX4 isoform X1, with amino-acid sequence MSSSSPTGQIASAADIKQENGMESASEGQEAHREVAGGAAVGLSPPAPAPFPLEPGDAATAAARVSGEEGAVAAAAAGAAADQVQLHSELLGRHHHAAAAAAQTPLAFSPDHVACVCEALQQGGNLDRLARFLWSLPQSDLLRGNESLLKARALVAFHQGIYPELYSILESHSFESANHPLLQQLWYKARYTEAERARGRPLGAVDKYRLRRKFPLPRTIWDGEETVYCFKEKSRNALKELYKQNRYPSPAEKRHLAKITGLSLTQVSNWFKNRRQRDRNPSETQSKSESDGNPSTEDESSKGHEDLSPHPLSSSSDGITNLSLSSHMEPVYMQQIGNAKISLSSSGVLLNGSLVPASTSPVFLNGNSFIQGPSGVILNGLNVGNTQAVALNPPKMSSNIVSNGISMTDILGSTSQDVKEFKVLQSSANSAATTSYSPTVPVSFPGLIPSTEVKREGIQTVASQDGGSVVTFTTPVQINQYGIVQIPNSGANSQFLNGSIGFSPLQLPPVSVAASQGNISVSSSTSDGSTFTSESTTVQQGKVFLSSLAPSAVVYTVPNTGQTIGSVKQEGLERSLVFSQLMPVNQNAQVNANLSSENISGSGLHPLASSLVNVSPTHNFSLSPPTLLNPTELNRDIADSQPVSAPVASKSTVTSVSNTNYATLQNCSLITGQDLLSVPMTQAALGEIVPTAEDQVGHPSPAVHQDFVQEHRLVLQSVANMKENFLPNSESKATSSLMMLDSKSKYVLDGMVDTVCEDLETDKKELAKLQTVQLDEDMQDL
- the SIX4 gene encoding homeobox protein SIX4 isoform X2, with product MIASAADIKQENGMESASEGQEAHREVAGGAAVGLSPPAPAPFPLEPGDAATAAARVSGEEGAVAAAAAGAAADQVQLHSELLGRHHHAAAAAAQTPLAFSPDHVACVCEALQQGGNLDRLARFLWSLPQSDLLRGNESLLKARALVAFHQGIYPELYSILESHSFESANHPLLQQLWYKARYTEAERARGRPLGAVDKYRLRRKFPLPRTIWDGEETVYCFKEKSRNALKELYKQNRYPSPAEKRHLAKITGLSLTQVSNWFKNRRQRDRNPSETQSKSESDGNPSTEDESSKGHEDLSPHPLSSSSDGITNLSLSSHMEPVYMQQIGNAKISLSSSGVLLNGSLVPASTSPVFLNGNSFIQGPSGVILNGLNVGNTQAVALNPPKMSSNIVSNGISMTDILGSTSQDVKEFKVLQSSANSAATTSYSPTVPVSFPGLIPSTEVKREGIQTVASQDGGSVVTFTTPVQINQYGIVQIPNSGANSQFLNGSIGFSPLQLPPVSVAASQGNISVSSSTSDGSTFTSESTTVQQGKVFLSSLAPSAVVYTVPNTGQTIGSVKQEGLERSLVFSQLMPVNQNAQVNANLSSENISGSGLHPLASSLVNVSPTHNFSLSPPTLLNPTELNRDIADSQPVSAPVASKSTVTSVSNTNYATLQNCSLITGQDLLSVPMTQAALGEIVPTAEDQVGHPSPAVHQDFVQEHRLVLQSVANMKENFLPNSESKATSSLMMLDSKSKYVLDGMVDTVCEDLETDKKELAKLQTVQLDEDMQDL
- the SIX4 gene encoding homeobox protein SIX4 isoform X3: MSSSSPTGQIASAADIKQENGMESASEGQEAHREVAGGAAVGLSPPAPAPFPLEPGDAATAAARVSGEEGAVAAAAAGAAADQVQLHSELLGRHHHAAAAAAQTPLAFSPDHVACVCEALQQGGNLDRLARFLWSLPQSDLLRGNESLLKARALVAFHQGIYPELYSILESHSFESANHPLLQQLWYKARYTEAERARGRPLGAVDKYRLRRKFPLPRTIWDGEETVYCFKEKSRNALKELYKQNRYPSPAEKRHLAKITGLSLTQVSNWFKNRRQRDRNPSETQSKR
- the SIX4 gene encoding homeobox protein SIX4 isoform X4, which gives rise to MIASAADIKQENGMESASEGQEAHREVAGGAAVGLSPPAPAPFPLEPGDAATAAARVSGEEGAVAAAAAGAAADQVQLHSELLGRHHHAAAAAAQTPLAFSPDHVACVCEALQQGGNLDRLARFLWSLPQSDLLRGNESLLKARALVAFHQGIYPELYSILESHSFESANHPLLQQLWYKARYTEAERARGRPLGAVDKYRLRRKFPLPRTIWDGEETVYCFKEKSRNALKELYKQNRYPSPAEKRHLAKITGLSLTQVSNWFKNRRQRDRNPSETQSKR